From the genome of Leptotrichia sp. HSP-342:
AAAAAGAAATTAGAAGACATAGCTCATAATTTTAATACACTGGAAGAAGCAGTTACTTCTGTTTTATTTAATAAATTAGTTCAGTTTTAAATAGGTTTTACTATAATATGCTTGAGGAAGCCCTTACTTCTGTATTTTGTTTGATAAGATAGTACAATTTTAAATAATTTTTAATATAATAATACAAAATACACAGTAAAATAGTATTTACAAGTTTAAATGAATATGAAGAAATCTTAAAAAAAATAGAGAAAGTAAAAACCATCTAAACTTTAGGGTACACTTTATGAACATATATACAGAGTTCTTGGCTACAGAAAAAATAATCCTAGAAGCAGACATTCAAAGAAAGCGAATGATAAAGTAATCGAGCAGTCTAAAAAAGTTGCAAGTCTTGTGCAGGAAACCAAAACAAAAAACCCAGATAGGACCATTAAGAATAATATTTGAAGATGAAGCGAGTTTTGGAAAAATCTAGGTACTTCTGATGCAGCAACAAGTTCAGATCCAGCATTTCCTGTCATTGTATAAGGACAGATATGCTTTAGTTATACCCAACTGCAATACAAATAACATTAGCGTTTTTCTGAATTAACTATCTAAATGCTCTAGTAAAAATAGTCTGTAATGGAGATGGTGTAAATCAAAAGATTTAAAGACGCCCAGAAACATTATTAGCACATCTACCGCCACGCCCATTAAACAAATCTGAAAACAAATAATACACAACAGGATATTCAAAATATTAAATATTGTAGTTGATAGACTATGTGACACTATAAATTCACTTACAGATAAACTGGTAAAAAGTATAACTCTTCGTCAATAGATTTATTCTGTTAGTTAAATGAAATTTCGTATGAAAAAAATTTTTATTCTTAAATTATCTACAAAATATAAAAATAAGCTATCACTAGCCTATTTTTATATCCTCTAATTTGCTTTGTTTTCAATCATTTTCTCAACTAAGTTTCTCGCATGGTCTCCAATTCTTGTGAAATGTGATATGACATCGATGTAATAAAGTCCTGCTTTTATATCACATTCATGTTTGCTTACACGTTTTATATGTGCTTTTCTTACTTCCTTTTCTTTAGCATAAAGTTTATTATGTAAATCAACTACTGCAAAAGCTTTTTCTGTATCATCATTTTTCAAGGCTTCTGCAGCTGTTTCTATAATTTCTTTTGATATAAAGAATAATTTTTGAACTTCTTCATGAGCCGTTTTAGTAAATACCAATTTTTTCTTAATTTCATATTGTACATCTCGTACAATTCCAATCGCATGATCTCCTATACGCTCTACATCACGGCACATATCAAGATACATGCTGATTTCTTCTCCATCTTTTTCAGTTATATGTTCTTGGGATAATGAAGTTAGATATTTTGTAATTTCCTGATCAATATTATTTATTGCCTCTTCTCTTTTCTCAACTTTTTCTGCTAATTTTTCATTTCGTTCATGAAAAAATTCAACTGCTCTTCCTAAACTTTTTAATGCTATCGAAATCATTGAAAGCATTTCCTGCTTTACTTGCCCTAATGCAATCGAAGGTGTATAAATCAATGCTGAATCTAAATATTTTGGCTTATGTTCAACTTGATCTTCATCTTTTTCCCTAATCAACTTTACAACGATGTATTCCAAAACTCCAATGAATGGAAATAATAAAATTGTTGTCATAATATTAAATGATCCATGTGCAAACGCTATTGTTACTTTTGGATTCAAATGAAAAAACTGAGCCATTTTTTCCACAAACATTGAAAATGGCGATAAGAAAATCATAAAAATAACTGTTCCTATAACATTGAACATTGTGTGAGACAAAGCAAGTCTTTTTGCCGAAGTATTTGCTCCAATTACTGCAATTATCGCTGTTATAGTTGTTCCGATGTTATCTCCAAAAAGCACAGGCAATGCAGCTTTTAACGTTATAAGATTTTCCTGATACACATTTTGTAAAATACTGATTGTAGCACTTGAAGCCTGAACCAGCATTGTAATCATTGTACCGATAAATACTCCTAAAACTGGACTATTGCTTAATTTTATTGTTAATTCTGTAAATGCTGGTAAATGTTTAAGCGGTTCCATTGCACTTGACATTAATGTCAATGCAAAAAATATTCCTCCAAAACCAAATAAAATTCTACCCAAATTATTTATGAAATTATGTTTTACAAAAAATAGACATGCTGCTCCTAAAAACAGTATTGGCAATGCATAATGCGTAATGTTAAATCCAATTATGAAAGTTGTAATTGTTGTACCGATATTTGCTCCCATAATGATTCCTATTGCCTGTCTTAAAGTTAAAAGTCCTGCTCCAACTAAACCTATAGTAATAACTGATGTTCCTGAACTCGACTGTATCAAAGCCGTTACAAAAATTCCAACTAGAACTCCCAAAAATGGTGAAGTTGTATATTTATCCAAGATATATCGAAGCCTATCTCCAGCTGCCATTTGCAGCCCGTCCCCCATATACTTTATACAAAATAGGAATAACCCCAGTCCTCCCAGGAATCCAAATGCCATCTGCTGATAGTTAATTGCACTAACTGCTGCTCCGTTCATCAAACCAATCCTCTCTTATTTTTTATTTTTTGATTGTGAATTCTTATTAAAGTTCAAATTTTAGATAAATTCTCCCTTCGCTATATTTATATCATATTTTCTTTAATTTTTCTATTATTTTTCCACAAAAAATTGTAATTTTTTTTATAAGAATGCTAATTATTTTTCAAGTTTTTTAAATTATTATCCGTCTATATATAAAATAATACAATATTATTAAAGCAGTAATTATTTTCTCAATGGAATTTTGTATTCTTGAAAACAATAACTTAAAAAATATAATATTCAATTTGCTGAAAAATAATTTTTTCAAAGAAATAGTACAAATAAAAAAAATACCCAAAATAATAATTCACGCTATTAAATCCGAGTATTTTATATTTTATATTATTTTTTCACAATAAAAAGCTTATCGTCATTACTGTATTCCACCAGGAAAATATCATTGATATCTAAAACATTGTATTTTGCTAGTTCTTCCTTGAGCCATTCATCATTTTTTCCAATATGCTCTAGATTATCTTCCATTATTTTACCTTCGGAAACTAATAAATTTGAATAATTTTCATCATTTTTTTGTATAACAATTAGCTGTCCGTTTGATTCCATGAAAGCATCTTCAATATCAGATATTTTAAAAATTCCTTTTGTTCTTAACTTTGTATAAAAATCAGGAATAGAAAGAGTTGCCTGAGCAAAATTTTCTGTTATCATTTTTCCACCTTTTATTAAGTATACAATTTGTCCATCTATCATTTTTTTTACATTTTTGTTTGAATTTTTTAGAAAATCTATCGTTGTCATTAACAGTCCCCATATTAACAATACTATTAAAAATTGAACTATTGTTATGCTAGGATTATAAATTACACCACCAATAATTCCCCCAAGAACATAGTTACCTATCTGATCTTCTGTTGAAGTTGGTGCTAGCTGGCTTCGTCCGTTTAAATTCATAAATACTACTAAAGCAATAAATCCGATTGTAAGTTTTATCGCCACAGGAATTATAAAATCCAAATTACATCATCTCACTTTCTTTACTATTTTTTGCTTTTTTAGAAATAAAAAATATCACTATTTTTTAAATGTCTTAATCTCATCCACATAAGGTACTGTCATTTGTTCAACTAGAATATTGTTATCCACCCAATGAATCTGATAAAATTTATCTCTTATTTTATAAACCGTATGCTCTGTTATTTCAGGAGTATTTATAAAAATCTCATCTTCTCTTACTTTAAATTTTTCAGCTAATTTTTTAATAACACTTGCCGAATTTTTATAAACTTTTTCCTGATTATTTCTAGCCCTATAATTTTCAAAATGATATAAGCCAAACAGAAAAATAAACATTAATCCAAGCATGCTAAGCTGCTTATCTCTTAAAGAAATGCTTCCCTTAAACCATTTCCAAAATGCAAATAATACAAATGCAATTACTAAAACAATCATAATAAGAAAAAATTTATCAGTTATAATTTTTTTGTTCTCTAAATAAATAAAATTGTAAAATTCCATATTTTGGTATTTTCTCCTTCCTTTTTATAGTTTAATTGCTTTAATAATATCATTTTTTTATCAATAAATAAAGAGTTTTATAAAAAAAATAATTTGAATTTCTAAATATGTTTCTAAATTTTATTCTTAAAATTTTCAAATTAGTGATTTTTATTTAAAGTTTATCAAGAGGTAAATTTTAATAAATATCTTTTATAATTTATTTACTTAAAATTACTCATTTCCGTAAATTCTGAACCTATAATCAAAATATAAAAAATTATTAATTTTGTACACTTTAGAATTTGGTTTTTATTTTAAAAAATAAATTGGAAAAAAATAGCAAATTTGCTATAATATTAAGAGATAAAATTTTTAGAAAAAATGGAGAGAAAATTAAATTGGAAGAAGTAATAGATTTTGATAAAAAAAGAAAAATGAATATTTTAGCACCAGCTGGAAATTATGAAAAACTGGTTGCTGCTGTAAAAGCTGGAGCTAATGAAGTATTTTTTGGTCTAAAAGGATTTGGAGCAAGAAGAAATAACGAAAATCTAGCTATACAAGAAGTGCTTAACGGAATTGACTATGCTCATTCACGTGGAGTAAAGACCCTTATGACTTTGAATACAATTTTAAAGGATAGCGAAATTAACAGCATGTATAACAATATTAAAAGAGTCTATGAACACGGAATTGATGGGTTCATTGTACAAGATTTGGGATTTGTTAAGTTTTTGAAGGAAAATTTTCCAAATTTAAAAATTCATGGAAGTACGCAGATGACTGTGGCAAATCATGTAGAAGCCAATAAATTAAAAGAGCTAGGACTTACTCGTGTCTGTCTTGCAAGAGAACTTTCATTCGAAGAAATAAAAAGTATCCGTGAAAAGACTGATATTGAGCTGGAAATCTTTGTTTCAGGTTCACTTTGTATTTCTTATTCTGGAAATTGCTACATAAGCAGCTTTATTGGAGGAAGAAGTGGAAACCGTGGACTTTGTGCCTATTCCTGCCGTAAAAAGTTTACAGATGAAAATGGAGAAAGTGCTTATTTTTTAAGCCCAAATGATCAGTTATTGCAAGAAAAAGAAATCAATATGTTAAAAAATATTGGAATTGATGCGATAAAAGTTGAAGGGCGAAAAAAATCGAGTGAGTATGTTTTCGAGACTGTCAGCTACTATGACAATATTTTAAAAGGCACTCCACGTCCGACGGAAAGTTATAAATTGTTTAACCGTGGATATTCAAAAGGATATTTTTATTTGGATAACAAACTTATGAACTTTAAATATTCTTCAAATTTTGGATATTTTCTTGGAGCAAGAATTGGTGAATCAAATAACTTTAAAATCGATGATGAATTAATTTTAGGAGATGGTATTCAATTTGTAGATGAGACTTTTGAGCAGATTGGCGGAGAATATGTAAATAAAATTCGGATTATTGAAGCTGGAAAAAGTGAAAATTCTGAACAGAAAAATAAAAAGCAAAATAGCCACAATGAGAAAGAAAAAGTCCAAAAAGCCAATAGATTTGATATTGTTTCAATCGGAAAATTACCAAAAGGAACAAAATATATTTACAAAAATTATTCTAAAGAAATTAACGACAGAATTATCCATAATATAAAAGTTTCCAAAAGATATGCCGCTATTAATGCGACATTACTTGCAAAAAAAGGTCAAGAAATTGAACTTACGCTGGAAATTGAAAATTTGAAAAACGAGATAATTTCTGTAACAAAGAAAGGAAATCTTATTGAACAAGATGCCAAAAAATTGATTACGAAAGAACAAATCGCAGAGAAAATTGGCGAACTTGGAGATACGACTTTTGAACTTGGTAAAATTCAGATTGATTATGATGGAACTTCGTTCATTCCTTTTAGTGAACTAAAAAACCTCAAAAGAGAATGTGTTTCAGAACTTTTGGAAAAATTGCTTGACTCTTACAAAAGAACTGCTATTGAGCGAAAAAAATATAATTTTGAACCGATTAATCTGGAAAATGAAAAATCTAAAGATAATAAAAAACCTGTTATTTCAGCACTTGTTACAAATGATAAGCAGGAAAACGCCTGCCGTGAAATGGGAATAACAAAAATTTACCGAAAACAGTTTGATGTTGCAAAGGAAAAGAATTTGTCAAAAACAGATAAGATAAAAACAGGTACAAACCTAGTTTCCAATCTTTATCAGGCAATTATGGGAGAAAAAACTGGAATAAAAGGACAAACGCTGGACTGGAACTTAAATGTTTTCAATAATCATACAATCGAGATGTTTTCTACTTTCAATAATCTTGAAACAGTATTTTTATCGCCAGAATTAAGTTATCGACAATTAAAAAACATAAAATCTGACAAACTGAAAAAAGGGCTTGTGATTTACGGTTACCTAAAAGGAATGTATATCGAACATAAAATTTTTGATAAGGAATACAAGGAGCTGGAAGGCGAATTTTATGACAAGTACAAAATTGTAAAAAATGAACTTGATAATATTGAACTCTATCTAGACAAGCCAATGAATCTGATACCAAGGCTGGATGATATTTATGAACTGAATTTAGATGAATTGAGACTAGATTTCACATTTGAAACAGCAACGGAAGTGAAAAAAATTATTAAAAGCATTGATACAAAAAGTGGCAAATATACTCCTTATGCCTTTGAGCAGGGAGTCTTATAAAAAAATTTAAAATTTAGTTTTACTATGTTATTATAACTATAAGGAGGAAACTTGGATACAAAAAATCAGAAGTATCTGGAAAAATTGTATTTACTTTTAGGTGCTTCAATTTTTATACATTATGCTTTAGTTATCTTATTTAGCATTCTAATATTAATAAATATATTTATAACTGGAGAATATAAAAAAATATTTAAGGACAAGTCACTCATTACCGTGGGAATTGTTTTGGGATTTTCACTTATAACTTCCGCCTTTTATAAAAATATTTTAGGTCTAATGGCAATTCCCATATTTTTATGTATTGTAGTTGGGCGTTATTATACATTAATTGTTGATGTGGAATTCAAAAAAAATAATTTGGAATGGATGGCAAAATTTTCGGGAATTTCACTTTTAGTGGGAATGGGAGAATTTTTATTCACACATAACAGAATCGGATATTTTGCATACTTTAATCCAAATTATTTAGGAAGTATTATGATGATGTCGGCAATCATAAATTTATATTTTACTTTTGAAAAAAAATCAAAAATTAATTTTGCTGTATTTTTAATGAATATTCTGACAATACTGCTTACTGGTTCAAGATCTTCGTTAATTGCAGTCGTTTTAGGAATATTTACATTATTTTTCTACTTTTTACGAAGAAGATATTTTGCTGGATGTATTTTAATTCTTTTATCGTATATTTTGGGAGTAGTTTCAGGCGTTTTCCCATTCTTGCGTGAAAGTACATTAATAGAATATTTCTGGCTAAGAGTCGAAATTATTGATATGGCATTTAGAATTTTTAAAAAAACCAATATCCTATATGGACACGGAAACTTTTTTTACTACAAATTTACCAATTATGTGTATCCACATTCACATAATGCACTTGTAGAACTGCTTTTAAGTTACGGACTAATTGGAACAATAGCATTATTTGCTGTATTTTTACGCTACTTATATGATATTTTGAGAAATGACAGAAATAATGTGTTAAAAATTGCTCTGATTGCTGGAATTGTAGTACATAATTTTACCGATTTTGCAATTTTTTGGGTACAAACTGTACTGCTATTTATTATGGCTTTAGCTTATAAGGAGCAAAATGAACAGATACGTGGCTACAGGCAGAAACGAAACAAATAAAAAACTGAAAGGAATATCAAAATGAGAGATAACATATATGTGGGGCTTGTCCACTACCCTGTTTACAACAGAAATAACGATGTTGTGGCAACTTCTGTCACAAACTTTGATATACACGATATTTCTAGAACTTGCAGAACTTACGATATAAAAAAATATTTCATTATAACTCCAGTTGATGCCCAGAAAGAACTGACTGGCAGAATTATCGGATACTGGACTGAAGGAAATGGGATAGAATTTAACAAAAATAGAAACGAAGCCTTTGAAAATACAGAACTTGAAGATTCTGTCCAAAGTGCTATAGAAACAATTGAAAAAATTGAAAGAAAAAAACCAAAAATTATTACAACTTCAGCAAAAATTTTCCCAAATACTGTTGGATATGCTGATTTAGGCAAAGAAATCATCGAAGACGATACTCCGTATTTAATTTTATTTGGAACAGGATGGGGCCTTACAAATGAAATTATGGATTTATCCTATAAAATTCTAGAGCCAATCCGTGGGAATACCAGATATAATCATTTGTGTGTCAGAAGTGCTGTTTCAATAATTTTAGACAGATTACTGGGAGAAAACTAAAAATAAAAATACAACCATAATATGAAAGGACATAAATAAAAAATGAAAGAAAATAATCA
Proteins encoded in this window:
- a CDS encoding DUF3290 family protein — protein: MEFYNFIYLENKKIITDKFFLIMIVLVIAFVLFAFWKWFKGSISLRDKQLSMLGLMFIFLFGLYHFENYRARNNQEKVYKNSASVIKKLAEKFKVREDEIFINTPEITEHTVYKIRDKFYQIHWVDNNILVEQMTVPYVDEIKTFKK
- a CDS encoding O-antigen ligase family protein; the protein is MDTKNQKYLEKLYLLLGASIFIHYALVILFSILILINIFITGEYKKIFKDKSLITVGIVLGFSLITSAFYKNILGLMAIPIFLCIVVGRYYTLIVDVEFKKNNLEWMAKFSGISLLVGMGEFLFTHNRIGYFAYFNPNYLGSIMMMSAIINLYFTFEKKSKINFAVFLMNILTILLTGSRSSLIAVVLGIFTLFFYFLRRRYFAGCILILLSYILGVVSGVFPFLRESTLIEYFWLRVEIIDMAFRIFKKTNILYGHGNFFYYKFTNYVYPHSHNALVELLLSYGLIGTIALFAVFLRYLYDILRNDRNNVLKIALIAGIVVHNFTDFAIFWVQTVLLFIMALAYKEQNEQIRGYRQKRNK
- a CDS encoding DUF421 domain-containing protein; protein product: MDFIIPVAIKLTIGFIALVVFMNLNGRSQLAPTSTEDQIGNYVLGGIIGGVIYNPSITIVQFLIVLLIWGLLMTTIDFLKNSNKNVKKMIDGQIVYLIKGGKMITENFAQATLSIPDFYTKLRTKGIFKISDIEDAFMESNGQLIVIQKNDENYSNLLVSEGKIMEDNLEHIGKNDEWLKEELAKYNVLDINDIFLVEYSNDDKLFIVKK
- a CDS encoding Na/Pi cotransporter family protein, whose translation is MNGAAVSAINYQQMAFGFLGGLGLFLFCIKYMGDGLQMAAGDRLRYILDKYTTSPFLGVLVGIFVTALIQSSSGTSVITIGLVGAGLLTLRQAIGIIMGANIGTTITTFIIGFNITHYALPILFLGAACLFFVKHNFINNLGRILFGFGGIFFALTLMSSAMEPLKHLPAFTELTIKLSNSPVLGVFIGTMITMLVQASSATISILQNVYQENLITLKAALPVLFGDNIGTTITAIIAVIGANTSAKRLALSHTMFNVIGTVIFMIFLSPFSMFVEKMAQFFHLNPKVTIAFAHGSFNIMTTILLFPFIGVLEYIVVKLIREKDEDQVEHKPKYLDSALIYTPSIALGQVKQEMLSMISIALKSLGRAVEFFHERNEKLAEKVEKREEAINNIDQEITKYLTSLSQEHITEKDGEEISMYLDMCRDVERIGDHAIGIVRDVQYEIKKKLVFTKTAHEEVQKLFFISKEIIETAAEALKNDDTEKAFAVVDLHNKLYAKEKEVRKAHIKRVSKHECDIKAGLYYIDVISHFTRIGDHARNLVEKMIENKAN
- a CDS encoding RNA methyltransferase, which gives rise to MRDNIYVGLVHYPVYNRNNDVVATSVTNFDIHDISRTCRTYDIKKYFIITPVDAQKELTGRIIGYWTEGNGIEFNKNRNEAFENTELEDSVQSAIETIEKIERKKPKIITTSAKIFPNTVGYADLGKEIIEDDTPYLILFGTGWGLTNEIMDLSYKILEPIRGNTRYNHLCVRSAVSIILDRLLGEN
- a CDS encoding peptidase U32 family protein, whose product is MEEVIDFDKKRKMNILAPAGNYEKLVAAVKAGANEVFFGLKGFGARRNNENLAIQEVLNGIDYAHSRGVKTLMTLNTILKDSEINSMYNNIKRVYEHGIDGFIVQDLGFVKFLKENFPNLKIHGSTQMTVANHVEANKLKELGLTRVCLARELSFEEIKSIREKTDIELEIFVSGSLCISYSGNCYISSFIGGRSGNRGLCAYSCRKKFTDENGESAYFLSPNDQLLQEKEINMLKNIGIDAIKVEGRKKSSEYVFETVSYYDNILKGTPRPTESYKLFNRGYSKGYFYLDNKLMNFKYSSNFGYFLGARIGESNNFKIDDELILGDGIQFVDETFEQIGGEYVNKIRIIEAGKSENSEQKNKKQNSHNEKEKVQKANRFDIVSIGKLPKGTKYIYKNYSKEINDRIIHNIKVSKRYAAINATLLAKKGQEIELTLEIENLKNEIISVTKKGNLIEQDAKKLITKEQIAEKIGELGDTTFELGKIQIDYDGTSFIPFSELKNLKRECVSELLEKLLDSYKRTAIERKKYNFEPINLENEKSKDNKKPVISALVTNDKQENACREMGITKIYRKQFDVAKEKNLSKTDKIKTGTNLVSNLYQAIMGEKTGIKGQTLDWNLNVFNNHTIEMFSTFNNLETVFLSPELSYRQLKNIKSDKLKKGLVIYGYLKGMYIEHKIFDKEYKELEGEFYDKYKIVKNELDNIELYLDKPMNLIPRLDDIYELNLDELRLDFTFETATEVKKIIKSIDTKSGKYTPYAFEQGVL